A segment of the uncultured Desulfobulbus sp. genome:
TCCTGGCCTCTATTCAACCCGAGGATCTGCTCAAGTTCGGGCTTATTCCCGAGCTGGTCGGTCGCCTGCCGGTGATCGCCACCATGGAGGAGCTGGTCGAGGAAGACCTGATCCGTATCCTCAAGGAACCGAAAAACGCGCTGAGCAAGCAGTACCAGAAACTCTTTGAATACGAGGGCGTGACCCTCAGCTTTACCGAAGGCGCCTACAAGGCCATCGCCCAGAAGGCCCTTGCCCGCAAGTCCGGTGCGCGCGGCCTGCGTTCGGTCATGGAAGAATGCATGCTCGATGTGATGTACGAGTTGCCCTCGGATGAGCATGCCAGCGAATGCGTGATCAGTGAACAGGTGATCACCGAGGGAGAATATCCGGTTATTCTCTACGACAACACCGAAACAAAAAAAATAGCCTGAGAGTGCCATGAGTGAATTGACCGCCGAAACCTACCCCCTGATGCCCCTACGGGACATCGTTCTATTCCCGGGCATGGTAGCGCCATTGGTGGTGGGTCGGAAAAAATCGATCATGGCGCTCGAAGCGGCCATGGAAAACCGTTCGTTGATCTTCCTCGTGACCCAGAAGGATGCACGGATCGACGATCCGGAACAGGACGACCTCTATTCCCTGGGAACCCTGGCCACGGTGATGCAGCTGCTGCGCCTGCCCGACGGCACCATCAAGGCCCTGGTGGAAGGCAAACGGCGGGCGATCATTGTCGGCGCCTTTGAAGGTGGGGATTCGGAAGACACCTTCTACTCGGTGCGCCTGGTCGAGGCGCCGGATGTGGATGTCGACAAGGCCGAGGTTCCGGCCTACCTGCGGGAGATGCGCAAGGCCTTTGATCTCTACTCCCAGGCCAACAAAAAACTGCCGCGCGAGGTGCACAAATCCATCACCTCCCTGGAAGACCCGGCGCGCATGGTCGACCTGATCACCTCGCACATTCAGTTGCGCACCGAAGAGAAACAGTCGATTCTCGACTTGGTCTCCCTACCCCAGCGAATTTCCAAGGTATTGGAAATCCTCTACCGGGAGATGGAACTCTCGGAGATGGAACGTGATATCCATGCCAAGGTCAAGAAGAAGATGGGCGCCACCCAGCGCAACTACTATCTCTCCGAAAAGATGCGAGTCATTCAGGAGGAAATGGGGCAGAACGAGGGCGGCGGCGATGACTTAAGCGAACTGCATCAGGCCATCGAGCGAAAACGGCTGCCCAAGTCGGTCAAGGAAAAGGTCGCCAAGGAGTTCAAGAAGTTGCGGCAGATGCCGCCGATGTCGGCGGAAACCACGGTTGTGCGCAACTACATCGACGCCATTCTCAGCCTGCCCTGGAAAAAGAAATCGCGCTCCAAGATCGACATCGAACGGGCCGAAGAGGTGCTCAACGAAGACCACTTTGGCTTGGAGAAACCCAAAGAGCGTATCCTCGAATACCTGGCGGTGCAATCGCAGGTCAAAAAGATCAAAGGCCCGATTCTCTGCCTGGTCGGCCCTCCGGGCGTGGGCAAAACCTCGGTCTGCAAATCCATTGCCCGCGCCATGGGCCGTGAATTCGTTCGCCTCTCTCTAGGCGGTGTGCGTGACGAGGCCGAGATTCGCGGTCACCGCCGCACCTACATCGGCGCCATGCCCGGCAAGATCATTCTCTCCATGCAAAAGGCCGGGGTGATCAATCCGGTGTTCTGCCTGGACGAGGTGGACAAGATGTCGGTGGACTTCCGCGGCGATCCATCGGCAGCCCTGTTGGAGGTGCTTGATCCGGAACAGAACTACGCGTTCAACGATCACTATCTGGATGTGGATTACGATCTCTCCGAGGTCTTTTTCATCACCACCGCCAACAACCTCCATGGTATTCCCGGACCGTTGCAGGACCGCATGGAAATTATTCATCTCACCGGCTACACCGAAGAGGAAAAACTGCACATCGGTCTTGATTTCCTCCTGCCCAAGCAGTTGGAGGCCAATGGGTTCAGCCCCGACGAGATCGTCATAAACGATAAGGCTATCCTTGAAATCGTTCGCCGCTATACCCGCGAGGCCGGTGTACGCGGGCTTGAACGCACCATTGCCAGCGTCTGCCGCAAGGTGGCGCGTGAACGGCTCAAGAACAAGGAACCGAAAAAGAAATATAGGATCTCGCCCCAGGCGGTCGAAAAGTACCTTGGCGTACCCAAATACCGTTACGGTCTGGCGGAAGCCCGCGACGAAATCGGCTTGACCACGGGTATGGCCTGGACCGAGGTCGGTGGCGAACTGCTGCAGATCGAGTCGACCATCATGCCCGGCAACGGCAAGCTGACCATCACCGGCAAACTCGGCGACGTCATGCAGGAATCTGCCCAGGCAGCCATGTCGTACGTGCGATCCAGGGCGATGCGTCTTGGTCTGGAGAGCGATTTTTACCAAAAAATCGACATCCATGTGCATGTTCCCGAAGGGGCTATCCCCAAAGACGGGCCATCCGCCGGGATTACCATCGCCACCTCGATCGTCTCCGCGATTCTCAAACTGCCGGTGGATCGCCAGTTGGCTATGACCGGTGAGATCACCCTGCGGGGACGGGTCCTTCCCATCGGAGGGCTGACCGAAAAGCTGCTCGCCGCCAAACGGGGCCGGATTACCCACGTGCTCATTCCCAAGGAGAACGAGCGCAACCTGCGCGATGTACCGCAGAAGATCCGCAGCAGCCTGGTCATCGATCTGGTGGACGATGTGGATGAAGTACTGCAGCGGGCCCTTATCCTCAAGGAAGGGGAACACCTGTTTAAAGATGTCTCCATGGAATCGGTGTACAAGGATTTCACCCTTTCCGCGCACAACACCCCGGCGCAATAATCGGGAAGGAGACAAGACAGGTCTTGCGGCGAGGTCGAGCCTCTCGCTCCTTCTCGCCTGAGACTTTACTTTTTAATTGACGAAACAACCCGGGTCTGATATAAAGACCCGCACACTTCAGGGCGAATAGCTCAGCTGGGAGAGCATCGGCCTTACAAGCCGAGGGTCACAGGTTCGAGCCCTGTTTCGCCCACCAAAAAATACTGGGGTCGTAGTTCAGTTGGTTAGAATGCCGGCCTGTCACGCCGGAGGTCGCCGGTTCGAGCCCGGTCGGCCCCGCCAGTATATGTGGGTAGTTGGAGCAATCCAACTACCTTTTTTTTTGTGCCTGGACGCACATGGCCCATTCGTCGATTTACCTCCAGCGGTAGCGCCCTGAACCGCTTCTGAAAAATGGAAAAATCTGTTTTCAGCAACGGTTAGAGATTGACGAAGCAGCCCTGGTCTGATATATAGACCCGCACACTTCAGGGCGAATAGCTCAGCTGGGAGAGCATCGGCCTTACAAGCCGAGGGTCACAGGTTCGAGCCCTGTTTCGCCCACCAAAAAATACTGGGGTCGTAGTTCAGTTGGTTAGAATGCCGGCCTGTCACGCCGGAGGTCGCCGGTTCGAGCCCGGTCGGCCCCGCCAGTATATGTGGGTAGTTGGAGCAATCCAACTACCCTTTTTTTTGTACCTGCCACTCTCCTTCCCTTACATCGTAGATTGCCTGAGCAGGTCTCGGTGTAGCCCTGTCGTGGCAAACAATCATCCGTATACCGGATCAGCCGCGATCTGCCCCTGCGCAGGTCCGCGAAAAAACTCGCGTGTACCACAGGTCAAGGCTGTAATGCAGGGAGATGTCGGCCAGCAACGGCGATATTGCTCCCCCTTGCGGGGGGGCCCTGCTCCGTCGCCGCAATCTCGCCCAGCTCAAAGACACCGGCTTTCAGAAAGCCTTTCACGTAGCGCAATACCCGTTTGTCACCGATCCGATGGCCAAAGAACTTCATCAGCCATTCGTGCTCCACGTTATCAAACACCCAATACGGTCCAAGGACTCGATCCCCAGTGGCTGGCTCGACTTTCCGGGACGGGATTCGCACCCACTGGAATATGCAGCCTTGCCCGGCCGCACTACGAGAACGACAAAAGTTGCATTTTCACACCACTGAGAGCCGCACGACAGTCTCATATATGCATCTTTTGCTGCAACCCTGGACCACAGCACCGCCTCGAACTTCCCATAACCCCAGATTTTCTTGCAATTCCATAAAAATTGATTTTCTGGTACC
Coding sequences within it:
- the lon gene encoding endopeptidase La encodes the protein MSELTAETYPLMPLRDIVLFPGMVAPLVVGRKKSIMALEAAMENRSLIFLVTQKDARIDDPEQDDLYSLGTLATVMQLLRLPDGTIKALVEGKRRAIIVGAFEGGDSEDTFYSVRLVEAPDVDVDKAEVPAYLREMRKAFDLYSQANKKLPREVHKSITSLEDPARMVDLITSHIQLRTEEKQSILDLVSLPQRISKVLEILYREMELSEMERDIHAKVKKKMGATQRNYYLSEKMRVIQEEMGQNEGGGDDLSELHQAIERKRLPKSVKEKVAKEFKKLRQMPPMSAETTVVRNYIDAILSLPWKKKSRSKIDIERAEEVLNEDHFGLEKPKERILEYLAVQSQVKKIKGPILCLVGPPGVGKTSVCKSIARAMGREFVRLSLGGVRDEAEIRGHRRTYIGAMPGKIILSMQKAGVINPVFCLDEVDKMSVDFRGDPSAALLEVLDPEQNYAFNDHYLDVDYDLSEVFFITTANNLHGIPGPLQDRMEIIHLTGYTEEEKLHIGLDFLLPKQLEANGFSPDEIVINDKAILEIVRRYTREAGVRGLERTIASVCRKVARERLKNKEPKKKYRISPQAVEKYLGVPKYRYGLAEARDEIGLTTGMAWTEVGGELLQIESTIMPGNGKLTITGKLGDVMQESAQAAMSYVRSRAMRLGLESDFYQKIDIHVHVPEGAIPKDGPSAGITIATSIVSAILKLPVDRQLAMTGEITLRGRVLPIGGLTEKLLAAKRGRITHVLIPKENERNLRDVPQKIRSSLVIDLVDDVDEVLQRALILKEGEHLFKDVSMESVYKDFTLSAHNTPAQ